AGAGGATTTAAAGAAAACAGAAAATACTCAGCCTGCTTTAGTTACTGTTGGTATGGCTGTTTATGAGGCTTTAAAAGCTAAAGGAATAAAGGGAAATTATTTTGCAGGACACAGTTTAGGAGAAATTACTGCACTTTCTGCTGCTGGATATATTTCTTTTGAAGATGCTGTAAAAATTGCTAGAACTAGAGGGCTACTTATGGCAAAAGCTGGTTCTGATGCTCCTTATGGTATGGCTGCTGTACTTGGTTTGGATTATGACACTGTTTCTAAGTGCATGCCTGAAAGCAAAGAAGTAGTTGCTGCTAATTATAACTTAAAAGACCAAATTGTTATATCTGGTTTACTTAGTTCTATAGAAGCTGTTACTCCTAAACTTCAAGAGGCTGGTGCTAAGAGGGTTATGCCTTTAAAAGTTTCTGGTGCTTTTCACTCGCCATTTATGAAACCTGCCGCAGATGAACTTAAAAAATTCTTGGATAATGTTCAATTTACTAATAGCGGTAATAAGGTTTTATCTAATGTTACGGCAGATGTGCATAACTTTGATGATATAAAAGAAAACCTTTACAAACAAATGTTCTCTACTGTAAGATGGTATGACAGTATGATTAATCTTCAAAGCAAATGCGTTAATAAAATATATGAATGCGGACCGGGTAAGGTTTTAGTTGGTATGTCTAAAAAGATAGCTCCAGAAATAGAAGCTGTTTGCGTATTTGATAACGACTCACTAAACTCAGTACAATAAACTTTTTAAAAATAATTTTTTAAGTTTTTATAAAAATAAAAAGGAGGCTTGAGAAAGCCTCCTTTTTTACTATATTTTAAAGGTTTAAATAATTAGATTTTTCCAACCAAATCAATTCCTGGTTTCAAAGTTTTAGCACCTGGTTTCCATTTAGCAGGACAAACTTCGCCGCCATGTTCAGCTACATATTGAGCAGCTTGTACTTTACGAACTAATTCATTAGCATCTCTACCTATGCCCATATCATGTACTTCGTAAGCTTTAATTTCGCCTTCAGGGTTTACAATAAAGCTTCCGCGTAAATCTTGTCCAACTTCTTCTACAAATACTTCAAAGAATCTTCCCAATATTCCTGTTGGGTCTCCAAGCATAGTGTATTTTAAGTTTTTGATAGTTGGTGAAGCGTCTGCCCAAGCTTTATGTACAAAATGTGTATCTGCAGATACTGAATAAACTTCACAGTTAATTTTTTTAAGTTCATCATAAACAGTACCTAAATCTTCTAATTCTGTAGGACATACAAAAGTAAAGTCTGCAGGATAAAAGAAGAATACACTCCATTTACCTAATACATCTTTTGTAGTAACTTCTTTAAACTCTCCATTTTGATAAGCGTCAACTTTGAAATCTATAAGTTTTTTATTTATTAAACTCATTATAAACTCCTTTTATTTATGTTTGTATGTTCTAACAATACATTAAATAATAAATTTTGTCAAGTAAAAAAATGTACAAATTAGTAAAAATTCCTAAAAAATACATATTTTTTAATGTTTGAAATGCCTTATGCCAGTGAACACCATAGCAATGCCATGTTCATTACAAGCATCTATTGACTCTTGGTCTCTCATTGAACCGCCGGGCTGAATTATAGCCTTAATATTATACTTAGCACAAGCGTCCACTACATCTCTAAATGGGAAGAAAGCATCAGATGCCATTACAACCCCGTCTCCTGCTCTCTCTAAAGCATCTTCACAAGCCCAAATTCTATTTGTCTGTCCGCTTCCTATACCCTTAGCCATAAAATCTTTTATAACCACTATAGCATTAGACTTAGCATATTTTACAACCTTCATTCCAAATATTAAGTTTTTCATCTCTTCTTCTGTAGGTT
This is a stretch of genomic DNA from Brachyspira sp. SAP_772. It encodes these proteins:
- the fabD gene encoding ACP S-malonyltransferase, translated to MSIAFLFPGQGSQTVGMGKSLYDNVAESKAIFDKAANILDDVDIKALCFEGSEEDLKKTENTQPALVTVGMAVYEALKAKGIKGNYFAGHSLGEITALSAAGYISFEDAVKIARTRGLLMAKAGSDAPYGMAAVLGLDYDTVSKCMPESKEVVAANYNLKDQIVISGLLSSIEAVTPKLQEAGAKRVMPLKVSGAFHSPFMKPAADELKKFLDNVQFTNSGNKVLSNVTADVHNFDDIKENLYKQMFSTVRWYDSMINLQSKCVNKIYECGPGKVLVGMSKKIAPEIEAVCVFDNDSLNSVQ
- the ahpC gene encoding alkyl hydroperoxide reductase subunit C, producing MSLINKKLIDFKVDAYQNGEFKEVTTKDVLGKWSVFFFYPADFTFVCPTELEDLGTVYDELKKINCEVYSVSADTHFVHKAWADASPTIKNLKYTMLGDPTGILGRFFEVFVEEVGQDLRGSFIVNPEGEIKAYEVHDMGIGRDANELVRKVQAAQYVAEHGGEVCPAKWKPGAKTLKPGIDLVGKI